In the genome of Kluyveromyces marxianus DMKU3-1042 DNA, complete genome, chromosome 1, one region contains:
- the MBA1 gene encoding Mba1p (mitochondrial) yields MFPLRGVRTVGLLRRTNGHRLFSSSIRLLDAEGVVKKPAPFNPRHMGVANQVYIPPSKKNMPNPITSPVAFFNVMIRKMYTLGMNTIQVALFRYQSGYKPQFLLWKNKAIETYVQVNKAFANRQLEDIKPHVSIWVDEALTSRSKQIPAGITLDWELIKFNEVPKLVSTQAMMIPGRPVELIQLIYKFDTKQRLIKFNKKSGKADKLDRDVVDYVAFLCDASTNDILLIGSVFESAPDEKLPKDSETSNKIVIERMKTNGDLFRVPPPVKKN; encoded by the coding sequence ATGTTTCCACTTAGAGGAGTAAGAACTGTGGGACTTTTAAGGCGTACCAATGGCCATCGTCTGTTTAGTAGCTCTATAAGGCTGCTTGATGCCGAAGGAGTTGTTAAGAAACCAGCCCCATTCAACCCTCGTCATATGGGTGTCGCAAATCAAGTTTACATTCCTCcttcaaaaaagaatatgcCAAACCCAATTACCTCTCCCGTTGCATTTTTCAATGTGATGATTAGAAAGATGTATACTTTAGGAATGAACACAATCCAAGTGGCCCTATTCAGATACCAATCAGGATATAAGCCTCAATTTCTATTGTGGAAAAATAAGGCCATTGAGACATATGTTCAAGTCAACAAGGCCTTCGCTAACCGTCAGTTGGAAGATATCAAACCGCATGTATCCATTTGGGTTGACGAGGCTCTTACTTCCAGATCAAAGCAAATTCCAGCCGGTATTACTCTAGATTGGGAATTAATCAAATTCAACGAAGTTCCGAAATTAGTATCAACACAAGCCATGATGATCCCAGGCAGACCGGTGGAATTAATCCAACTTATCTATAAATTCGATACAAAACAGAGATTGATTAAGTTCAATAAGAAGAGTGGCAAAGCTGACAAACTAGATAGAGATGTTGTTGATTATGTTGCATTCCTATGTGATGCATCTACCAACGATATCCTACTAATTGGTTCTGTTTTCGAAAGTGCACCTGATGAAAAGCTACCCAAAGACAGCGAGACCTCTAATAAGATCGTGATCGAAAGAATGAAGACTAACGGAGATTTATTCAGAGTTCCACCACctgtcaaaaaaaattag